One part of the Candidatus Methylomirabilis sp. genome encodes these proteins:
- a CDS encoding FHA domain-containing protein, giving the protein MPPGPAEDPEDSTDPVTRPKVRAEGGARLRGSVVIVEGPGAGHEYPLGKAVNVVGREKGVDVLLPDTAVSRRHAAIEAAGGAFRLKDLGSTNGTLLNGKKVRESPIRHGDRFQVGNTTLQFVVEEREGGGPVYEVE; this is encoded by the coding sequence ATGCCGCCGGGACCTGCCGAAGACCCTGAGGACAGCACCGATCCGGTCACCCGCCCCAAGGTGCGGGCTGAGGGTGGAGCCCGCCTGCGCGGGTCCGTGGTCATCGTGGAGGGCCCGGGGGCCGGTCACGAGTACCCGCTCGGCAAGGCCGTGAACGTCGTGGGCCGGGAGAAGGGGGTGGACGTCCTCCTCCCCGACACCGCCGTCTCGCGGCGCCACGCCGCGATCGAGGCGGCGGGCGGCGCCTTTCGCCTGAAGGACCTGGGGAGCACGAACGGGACGCTCCTCAACGGGAAGAAGGTCCGGGAGAGCCCCATCCGCCACGGGGATCGGTTCCAGGTGGGGAACACGACTCTGCAGTTCGTCGTGGAGGAGCGGGAGGGGGGCGGCCCCGTCTACGAGGTGGAGTGA
- a CDS encoding gamma-glutamyltransferase, producing the protein MSFPLVHPAGRARRVAVAALTLHLAAAAAAGAAPPPVVHRVGAIATTHPLASEAGLEVMARGGNAVDAAVAAAAVLGVVEPGSSGPAGSGFLILYRAEDRQVRVLEFTGSAPAAAPAAAYTRAAALRGPLAPTVPGAVAGWAEAVRAHGRLPLATLLESAIHHAAEGFPLGPRAHRAIQESAPILSPEAARVFLPGGRAPEPGTLFRQPDLARTLREIAAGGPEALYRGAIGRRLVAFLRARGGILDAADLAAYRPRWVKPLTGRVGDLTVATVPPPGAGLIVVELLQALEGEDLRTLGRGHAVLIHRQVEGFKLAMADFFRFVADPAFAPPFPPHLLSPTTAAERRRAVSRNRALPAIPVPGPAESSHTTTVAAADAGGNMAVLTTSLISGFGSGLLVPGTGVVLNNEMVLFNVGQTEGQGVNGIAAGKRPATPIAPTILLQQGRPVLALGAAGAYAIPQAIAQVAVNVTGFGMPLREAVAAPRFAYAGPGGILAGGAQLYLEDGIPAAAAAALAALGHQVLYGEAGRRHTAGTVQALAFDRGRGVVEAAADPRGEGSALGR; encoded by the coding sequence GTGAGCTTCCCGCTGGTCCATCCGGCGGGCAGGGCCCGCCGGGTGGCCGTCGCCGCGCTCACCCTCCACCTGGCGGCCGCGGCGGCGGCCGGGGCGGCCCCGCCCCCCGTCGTGCACCGCGTCGGCGCCATCGCCACCACCCACCCGCTGGCCTCCGAGGCGGGGCTGGAGGTGATGGCCCGGGGCGGGAATGCCGTGGATGCGGCGGTGGCCGCGGCCGCCGTCCTCGGGGTCGTGGAGCCCGGCTCCTCCGGCCCGGCCGGATCCGGGTTCTTGATCCTGTACCGAGCCGAGGACCGGCAGGTCCGGGTCCTGGAGTTCACCGGGAGCGCGCCGGCGGCGGCGCCGGCCGCGGCCTACACGCGGGCCGCCGCCCTGCGGGGTCCGCTTGCACCAACCGTTCCCGGCGCCGTGGCCGGCTGGGCCGAGGCGGTTCGGGCACACGGGCGCCTCCCCCTCGCGACTCTCCTCGAGTCTGCCATCCACCACGCCGCCGAGGGGTTCCCCCTCGGCCCGCGCGCCCATCGAGCCATCCAGGAGAGCGCCCCGATCCTGTCCCCCGAGGCGGCCCGCGTGTTCCTGCCGGGAGGCCGCGCGCCCGAACCCGGGACGCTCTTCCGGCAGCCGGACCTCGCCCGGACCCTACGCGAGATCGCTGCCGGGGGGCCGGAAGCCCTGTACCGGGGGGCGATCGGCCGGCGCCTCGTGGCCTTCCTGCGGGCCCGCGGCGGCATCCTCGATGCGGCCGACCTGGCCGCCTACCGGCCCCGCTGGGTGAAGCCCCTCACGGGGAGGGTCGGGGACCTCACCGTCGCCACGGTCCCGCCGCCGGGGGCGGGGCTCATTGTCGTGGAGCTGCTCCAGGCGCTCGAGGGGGAGGACCTCCGGACCCTCGGGCGTGGCCACGCGGTCCTCATTCACCGGCAGGTGGAAGGGTTCAAGCTGGCGATGGCCGATTTCTTCCGGTTCGTGGCGGACCCGGCCTTCGCCCCGCCGTTCCCCCCTCACCTGCTCTCCCCGACGACGGCGGCGGAGCGCCGGCGTGCCGTCTCCCGCAACCGGGCGCTGCCCGCCATCCCGGTTCCCGGCCCGGCCGAAAGCTCCCACACCACGACCGTGGCCGCAGCGGATGCCGGGGGGAACATGGCTGTCCTCACGACCTCGCTCATCTCGGGATTCGGCTCGGGCCTCCTCGTCCCGGGGACCGGAGTCGTCCTGAACAACGAGATGGTCCTCTTCAACGTTGGGCAGACAGAGGGGCAGGGGGTGAACGGGATCGCGGCCGGGAAGCGCCCGGCCACTCCGATCGCCCCCACGATCCTCCTGCAGCAGGGACGCCCGGTCCTGGCCCTCGGGGCCGCCGGGGCGTACGCGATCCCCCAGGCGATCGCCCAGGTGGCCGTGAACGTCACGGGGTTCGGCATGCCCCTGCGGGAGGCCGTCGCGGCGCCCCGCTTCGCCTACGCGGGCCCCGGGGGGATCCTGGCGGGGGGCGCGCAGCTCTACCTGGAGGACGGGATCCCGGCGGCGGCGGCCGCTGCCCTCGCCGCCCTCGGGCACCAGGTCCTGTACGGCGAGGCGGGGAGGCGCCACACGGCCGGCACCGTCCAAGCCCTCGCCTTCGACCGGGGCCGGGGCGTGGTGGAGGCGGCAGCGGACCCACGGGGGGAGGGCTCAGCGCTCGGCCGCTAG